One window of Campylobacter avium LMG 24591 genomic DNA carries:
- a CDS encoding lipid A biosynthesis lauroyl acyltransferase, translating to MKKSDFLYLFLYYLLKFVFKILPKKLIKKLANLIAKIAFKLNKKHRKIIDVNLSICFPSKTKKQRDEISLKIYENFAKFGLDFLANQNINKDEIQKKVQVEDLQDFKAISNSGRKLVFSTAHYGNWELLSLFYSANFKKISIVVRMLDSEVMNKIVAKNRAQFDIELINKKGGLKQMLKALKNDRVLGILTDQNATENEGLKLKFFNKDIIYLSGASVIAKKSSALLVPVFIYQKDDKYIIKHFKAMDSKDFSVEELTKYQAACLEQMIKFKPDEYFFFHKRFKSSSENPYE from the coding sequence ATGAAAAAAAGTGATTTTTTATATCTTTTTCTTTATTATCTTTTAAAATTTGTATTTAAAATTCTGCCTAAAAAGCTTATAAAAAAACTAGCAAACTTGATAGCTAAAATAGCTTTTAAGCTTAATAAAAAACATAGAAAAATCATAGATGTAAATTTAAGCATTTGCTTTCCTAGCAAAACTAAGAAGCAAAGAGATGAGATAAGCCTTAAGATTTATGAGAATTTCGCCAAATTTGGACTTGATTTTTTGGCAAATCAAAATATAAATAAAGACGAAATTCAAAAAAAGGTGCAAGTTGAGGATTTGCAAGATTTCAAAGCAATATCAAATTCTGGGAGAAAATTAGTATTTAGCACGGCTCATTATGGAAATTGGGAGCTTTTGTCCTTGTTTTACTCTGCAAATTTTAAAAAAATATCTATAGTGGTTAGAATGCTAGATAGCGAGGTTATGAATAAGATTGTTGCTAAAAACCGTGCCCAATTTGACATAGAATTAATCAATAAAAAAGGCGGTTTAAAACAAATGCTAAAAGCCCTAAAAAACGACAGAGTTTTAGGAATTTTAACAGACCAAAATGCCACTGAAAACGAGGGTTTAAAGCTTAAATTTTTTAACAAAGATATAATTTATCTAAGCGGTGCTAGCGTGATAGCGAAAAAAAGCTCCGCCCTTTTAGTGCCCGTTTTTATATACCAAAAAGATGACAAATACATCATCAAGCATTTTAAAGCCATGGATTCTAAAGACTTCTCAGTGGAAGAGCTTACAAAATACCAAGCCGCTTGCCTTGAGCAAATGATAAAATTTAAGCCTGATGAGTATTTTTTCTTTCACAAAAGATTTAAAAGCTCTAGCGAAAATCCTTATGAGTGA
- the waaC gene encoding lipopolysaccharide heptosyltransferase I, with product MKIAIIRLSALGDIIQSTIILQVIKEHFKGAKIHYFIDERFKDLLFNHPLIDELFTLPLKDKKILKSLKIALKARKNKYDLVIDMQGLIKSALLSKILSSKNYGFDKDSIRESFASAFYTHKVNISYNENIYIRNLSLLCFALNLNFDKKSFLLDKKPSFFSDERLEKSLIKELNLSEKFFLIHCGSSVENKIYPKEKMAKLCKNLASTYKDYELLLCFGSEKEKNYAQFVLETCKKENVKICKKLSLQELICLTNLSSFVLGNDSGPTHLAFALNKPSLSIFGATPSKRNAYETNINFTIDTGKEIDAKKLDKNDFCIRDIDENEIFKKIRNFLDEKK from the coding sequence ATGAAAATAGCCATTATAAGACTTTCAGCCCTAGGAGATATAATCCAAAGCACTATTATTTTACAAGTTATAAAAGAGCATTTTAAAGGGGCTAAAATTCATTATTTTATAGACGAAAGATTTAAAGACTTACTTTTTAATCATCCCTTAATAGACGAGCTTTTTACCCTACCCTTAAAGGATAAAAAAATTTTAAAATCCCTAAAAATAGCCCTTAAGGCAAGAAAAAATAAATACGACCTTGTCATAGATATGCAAGGGCTTATAAAATCAGCCCTTTTAAGCAAAATTTTATCAAGCAAAAACTACGGCTTTGATAAAGATAGCATAAGAGAAAGTTTTGCAAGTGCTTTTTACACGCATAAAGTTAATATTTCATACAATGAAAACATTTATATAAGAAATTTAAGCTTACTTTGCTTTGCCTTAAATTTAAATTTCGATAAAAAGAGCTTTTTACTAGATAAAAAGCCCTCTTTTTTTAGCGATGAAAGGCTGGAAAAAAGCCTGATAAAAGAGCTAAACTTAAGTGAAAAATTTTTCTTAATTCACTGCGGCTCAAGCGTAGAAAATAAAATTTATCCCAAAGAAAAAATGGCTAAACTTTGTAAAAATTTAGCCTCAACTTATAAAGATTATGAGCTTTTACTTTGCTTTGGCAGTGAAAAGGAAAAAAACTATGCTCAGTTTGTGCTTGAAACTTGCAAGAAAGAAAATGTAAAGATATGCAAAAAACTTAGCTTACAAGAGTTAATTTGCCTTACAAACTTAAGCTCTTTCGTGCTTGGAAATGATAGCGGACCAACTCATCTAGCCTTTGCCTTAAACAAGCCCTCTCTTAGTATCTTTGGTGCAACACCTAGTAAAAGAAATGCTTATGAAACAAATATAAATTTCACTATAGACACAGGCAAAGAAATAGACGCTAAAAAGCTTGATAAGAATGATTTTTGCATAAGGGATATAGATGAAAATGAAATTTTTAAAAAGATTAGGAATTTTTTAGATGAAAAAAAGTGA
- a CDS encoding 3'-5' exonuclease — protein MKKNEGYICVFDCESIVDTQLVRRLYDFKGDDYELSKQMLELYEKEQGTSFLPLPFHKIISICATLCDSFGSFIKVDKISGDDEKSLVSNFFKIIEDYEPRLVSFNGKNYDMPLLVLRALKYNIKASAYLSQEDKWNNYKTRYSELKHCDLLESLGGFGIRGLKLDTICSMASLPGKYDVNGSDVLELYYKNELEKIHEYCESDTLNTYMLFLKYELIKGNLSEEDYKKYLFTMSEYLKKQKKHRAYAEIFIKACEDECLRVD, from the coding sequence ATGAAAAAAAACGAGGGTTATATCTGTGTTTTTGATTGCGAAAGTATAGTGGATACGCAGCTTGTAAGAAGACTTTATGATTTTAAAGGAGATGATTATGAGCTTTCTAAACAAATGCTTGAGCTTTACGAAAAAGAGCAGGGCACTAGCTTTTTACCTCTGCCTTTTCATAAGATTATAAGCATTTGTGCCACGCTTTGTGATAGCTTTGGCTCTTTCATAAAGGTAGATAAGATAAGCGGAGATGATGAAAAAAGCTTAGTTTCAAATTTTTTTAAAATCATTGAGGATTATGAGCCAAGACTTGTTAGTTTTAATGGCAAAAACTACGATATGCCCTTGCTTGTTTTAAGAGCCTTAAAATACAACATAAAAGCAAGTGCTTATCTAAGTCAAGAAGATAAGTGGAATAATTATAAAACAAGATATAGTGAGCTAAAGCACTGTGATTTGCTTGAATCCTTGGGCGGCTTTGGCATTAGAGGGCTTAAGCTTGATACTATATGTTCAATGGCCTCTTTGCCCGGAAAATACGATGTAAATGGCTCTGATGTGCTTGAGCTTTACTATAAAAACGAGCTTGAAAAGATACACGAATACTGCGAAAGCGACACCTTAAACACCTATATGCTGTTTTTAAAATACGAGCTTATAAAGGGAAATTTAAGTGAGGAAGATTATAAAAAATACCTTTTTACTATGAGTGAGTATCTAAAAAAGCAAAAAAAGCACAGGGCTTATGCTGAAATTTTTATAAAAGCCTGTGAGGATGAGTGCTTAAGAGTTGATTAG